Below is a window of Halarcobacter anaerophilus DNA.
GGCTTATGCAATTGAGTTTTTATATTCTACGAAATTTATGGTTTTATCTCCTTATATAGCCCTCTTTTGCACTCTTTTTATATTTATGTTTATAATATCTGCCCATCTTAGGTATAAAAGACAAAATTAAATGAGAGTTCTATTTTTAGTTTTATTCTTTTATATATACGGTTTTTCAAATAATTTAAATCTCACTCTATCAAAAGATGAGTCAAAGTACCTCAGCTCTTTAAATAAAATAAAAGTGTGTGTTAGTTCCCAATGGATTAAAGATAAAGAAATAAAAAGTATGACAAAAGAGTATCTAAATCTTTTTTTTAAAAAAATAGATTTGCCTTTTAGCATAATAAAAATAGATACCAAAAAAGAGATCTACGATAGTATAAAAAACAAAAGATGTGATATAGTGGCTTTTATTCAAAGAAGTGTTGAGTCCGAACAATTTTTAAAACATACTTCTCCTTACTTATCTGAATCTTTAGTTCTTTTACAAAAAGCTTCTAACAAGGAAAATCCTTTGGATATTTTCTCTATTAATAAACCCTTTGCCATTATTAAAAATCATTTTACGGAAGATGTCTTACAAGAGAATATCGCAAAGCTAAATATCACGAAACTTGACTCTATCTCCGAAGCTTTTGATAGAATCAATAAAAATGAGATATTTGGATTAATAGATACCCAAAGTATTATTTCACATAATGTAAAAAAAAGAAACTTCCAATACCTAAGTACAAGTAAAGAGCTTCCTTTTAAAATTAAGTATTCCCTTGGGGTAGATAAAAACAATGAAATACTGTTTTCTATCATTCAAAAAGTTATTTTATCTATCAGTCCAAAAGACATTGAAAATATTTACAATAAATATAATACTAAAAAGAGTAATAAAGATTATAAACTTCTAATTCAATTTTTATTTTTCTCTCTTGCTTTAGTTGCTATTTTTTTCTATTTTAATCTATATTTAAAAGAGGAAAATAAAAAGAGATTAAAAAAGCAAGTTTTATTATTACGTCAAAATCGTTTTGCCCAAATGGGAGAGATGATTGAAAATATTGCCCATCAATGGAAACAGCCCTTGGCACAAATTAACTCAAGCGTTTTAATGATTGATATTCGATGTACCCAATTAGATATTGATGATGAAAATATAGCTAATAAACTTAATGAAATAGAGACTATGACAACTTATATGGGAAATGTAATTAATGATTTTCAAAACTTTTTCAATCCCAAAAAAGAGAGAGTGATAATAGATATAAATGAAGTTGTTATCCAATCTTTCAACATCGTAAAAAGTCACTTTATTTTACATAAAATTGAATTCAACCATAAAATAAAATCTGATCTGATGATTGAAACTTTTGTAAGAGAATTAGAGCATGTTATTGTGATTATTTTAAATAATGCAAAAGATGCACTTATTAAAAATAGTATAAAAAATCCCGGCGTAAAAATAGAAATAATAGAAAAAGAGCAAACCGTTCTTTTAAATATATGTGACAATGCCTTGGGAATTGATCCAAAATTGACAGAAACTATTTTTGAGCCCTATTTTACTACAAAAGATAAATCACAAGGTGTTGGATTAGGCTTATATATGGCAAAATCTATAACCGAAGAAGTTTTAAATGGAAAACTAAGAGCTTTTAATCATAAAGATGGAGCTACTTTTCAGATTGAACTGCCCAAAGGAAATAAAGATGGATCAAAATAAATACCCTTATACTATTTTATTTATTGATGATGAAGATATAATAAGAGAGAACTATTTATCATATTTGAAACTTTTATTTAAAGAGGTATATTCGGCAAAAGACTCTTATGAAGGATATAAAATTTATAATGATAAGAAACCCGATATTATGATTGTAGATATAAAACTACCTCATATAAGCGGCTTAGAATTAGTTAAAAAAATCAGAGAAAAAGATTTCCAAACAAAAGTTATTATGCTTACTGCCCATAGTGATAAAAACTATTTGTTGGAAGCTACTGAACTAAAACTATCTCAATATTTAATCAAACCCGTTACAAGAGCACAACTGCAAAAAACACTACAAAAAACAATAGATGAACTACTGCTTTATTCTGTGGAACCCCTTAAAATAATCGATTTATCAAATAACTATTATTGGGATATAAAAAAAGAGAAACTAATGTATTTTAGTACAGAAGTCTATCTTACAACAAAAGAAAAAGAGTTTATCTCTTTATTATCATCCTCTTTAGACAGAGTTTTTACTTATGATGAAATTATAGAAAATATTTGGAGTTGCGATGAAAATGTTTCCATAGAAAGTATTAAAACTTTAGTAAAAAAAATCAGAAAGAAACTGCCCTTTGAAGCCATTGAAAATGTATTCTCGCAAGGTTATAAATTAAAACAAAGAAATTAGAGGTTCACTACTTAGTCACTAGTTTATATTATTATTTTAGGCAATTTATTTTTTAAGGCTAAAGTAATGGTAAAATTGAATTTTAATGCAAAGAAAAAGATATCTCTTAAAACAACCGTTCTCTCCATTTTCTTTTTAATTACAATTATTATGGGGATTATCTTTATTATCCAGATTTTATATTTTGCAAAAAAACTCTCTTATGAAAGTATTAATATAAAACTTGAAGGTCTAAGCAGTGATATAAATAGATCTATAAAAAGTATGGATAAAATCAATGAAAATATAATACTTTTACTAAATAATATAAGTGAACCTAGTTTAAAACTTTATAAAGATATTTTAGAGAATAACTCAAATTTATATGCAGTATATTCAGGTTTTAAAAATAACGGTTTTTATGAATTGATTAATTTAGATATACATAATACCCTAAGAGATCTCTATAATGCAAAAGTCACTGATAAATGGCTTTTTATAAGAATTGATTCTAAAGACTCTGCCTTAAAAAAAATTGTTCTGCTTAACAAAGATTTAGAAGAGACAAAAAGTTATTTTGAAAAAACAGATTATAAATCAAATACTAGACCTTGGTATAAAAAAGCACTGGTAAGTAACAATATTATCAAAACTGATCCCTATAAATTCTCTAATATTCCATCAAAGGGGATAACTTATGCAAAAAGAGTTGCAAAGAGCAGTACAGTTGTAGGAATAGATGTACTTATCTATGATATACGCAAGCTTTTTGAAAAACATATTAAAAACAGTTACAGCAATGCATTTTTACTTGATAAGAATATGAACATCATATCTTCTTTAAAAAAAAGTGAAAAATTAGAAAAGTTTTTATCAGAAATTGAAAACAAAGAGAGTCTTTTTAAGCCTACAACTGTAAATATAGACGGGATAAAATATGTAGTTCAAATAAATACTGTTAACAAAAATGAATATTTAGCTTTCTTTTCCCAATATGAGCAGTTAATCTCTTTTTATAAAAAACAGACATATGAAATAATGATAATTTTTTTATTAAGTATTCTCTTCTTAATTCCTTTGGTAATCTACTCATCAAGAATTATTGTTAAACCTATTGATATTCTTACAAAACAAAGTAGAAAAGTAGAGAAAAGAGAGTTTAAAGATATAAAAATAGTCGAAACATCGGTACTGGAAGTAGCAGAGCTCTCAAATTCAATGTATGAAATGTCCCAAGCTATACACTCTTACCAACACTCGCTAGAAAAGAAAGTAATAGAGAGAACAAAACAGTTAAAGAAAAAAAATGAAGAACTTTTAAAACTTTCAATTACCGATAAATTAACAAGCTTATATAATAGAGTTAAAATAGATAAGGTTTTAAAAGAGCAATATGAATTGGCAAAAAGGTACAATACGCCTTTTTCTCTAATTTTAATGGATATTGATTTTTTTAAAAAAGTAAATGATAACTATGGACATAAAATCGGCGATGATGTTTTAATTGAAACTTCAAAAGTTTTAAAAAAGACTATAAGAAAGACTGATATTTTAGGAAGATGGGGAGGAGAAGAGTTTATGGTAATAACTCCCCATACAACTCAAGACGGTGCTGTATCATTAGCAAAAGAGTTAAATAAAGCAGTAGCAAACCATCAATACAGCACTTATGAAAAAAGAGTTACTATTAGTTTGGGTGTTTGCAGTTTCGAAGAAAAATTTGATATAGATAAAATGACCATCAAAGCAGATGAAGCACTCTATAGGGCAAAAGAAAACGGAAGAAATAGAGTGGAAGTTTATAGTTAAGAGACTGTTTAAAAATCTGTGTCAAGTAACTAATTGTAACTAAAGTTACACCTCTAAAAAATCATCTAACCTTCCCTCGAAAAATATTGCTAACTGAGAGAGAGTTAGATTCCAGTTTCTAACTGGCATTGTCCATTTTTCACTTGCATTTTGTATCCCCATATATAATAATTTTAATAAAGAATTTTCATTTGGAAATGCTCCTTTTGTTTTTGTTAGTTTCCTAAATTGTCTATGAACAGACTCAATAATATTGGTCGTATAAATCACTTTTCTAATTTCAGGTGGATACTTAAAATAAACAGATAGATTTTCCCATTTATTATGCCAAGATTGAAGTACAATAGGATATTTTTTACCCCATTTCTCATCAAGTTTTAGAAGTTCGTCTTCTGCTATCTCTTTTGATACTGCTTGATAAACAGGTTTTAAATCTTTCATAAATTCTTTATGGTTTTTAGAAGCAACATATTTCATTGAATTTCTAATTTGATGAATAATACATAGTTGTACTTCTGTTTTTGGAAATATTGTTTTTATTGCTTCAGGGAAGCCTTTTAAACCATCTACACTTGCAATAAGTATATCTTGCAATCCTCTGTTGTTTAAATCACTTAAAACACTAAGCCAGAAGTTTGCACCTTCACTCTCACTTAGATAAAGTCCAAGTATCTCTTTTTTACCATCTAAACGAAGTCCTAAAACAGTATAAACTGCTTTTGACACATATTTACCACCATCCTTGATTTTATAATGGATTGCATCTAACCATACAAAAGGATAAATTGTTTCTAATGGTCTACTTTGCCATGCTTTTACTTTATCAATAATCTTATCCGTAATTGCACTTATTGTTGCAGTTGATAATTCTACTCTATATATCTCTTCAATATGTTTAATTATATCTCTATAGCTTAATCCTAAGCCATACATTGAAATTATTCTTTCTTCTATTTCATTTGAAATTGTTGTTTGATTTTTCTTTACTAGTTGTGGTTCAAAAGATCCTGCTCTATCTCTTGGTGTATTTAGTTCAAATGTTCCATCTGTTGATTTTATTGTTTTAGATGTTTTACCATTTTTCCTATTCTTATTTCCTGATAATACATCATCTTTTATATGAGATTCTACTTCTGCTTCTAATGCAGCTTCCACTAATTGTTTTACTAAGGGAGCAAGTACACCATCTTTCCCACTTATTTTTTTACCAGCTAAAAGTTGTTGAACTGCTTCATTAAAATCAAACTCTGTTTCT
It encodes the following:
- a CDS encoding ATP-binding protein; protein product: MRVLFLVLFFYIYGFSNNLNLTLSKDESKYLSSLNKIKVCVSSQWIKDKEIKSMTKEYLNLFFKKIDLPFSIIKIDTKKEIYDSIKNKRCDIVAFIQRSVESEQFLKHTSPYLSESLVLLQKASNKENPLDIFSINKPFAIIKNHFTEDVLQENIAKLNITKLDSISEAFDRINKNEIFGLIDTQSIISHNVKKRNFQYLSTSKELPFKIKYSLGVDKNNEILFSIIQKVILSISPKDIENIYNKYNTKKSNKDYKLLIQFLFFSLALVAIFFYFNLYLKEENKKRLKKQVLLLRQNRFAQMGEMIENIAHQWKQPLAQINSSVLMIDIRCTQLDIDDENIANKLNEIETMTTYMGNVINDFQNFFNPKKERVIIDINEVVIQSFNIVKSHFILHKIEFNHKIKSDLMIETFVRELEHVIVIILNNAKDALIKNSIKNPGVKIEIIEKEQTVLLNICDNALGIDPKLTETIFEPYFTTKDKSQGVGLGLYMAKSITEEVLNGKLRAFNHKDGATFQIELPKGNKDGSK
- a CDS encoding response regulator transcription factor → MDQNKYPYTILFIDDEDIIRENYLSYLKLLFKEVYSAKDSYEGYKIYNDKKPDIMIVDIKLPHISGLELVKKIREKDFQTKVIMLTAHSDKNYLLEATELKLSQYLIKPVTRAQLQKTLQKTIDELLLYSVEPLKIIDLSNNYYWDIKKEKLMYFSTEVYLTTKEKEFISLLSSSLDRVFTYDEIIENIWSCDENVSIESIKTLVKKIRKKLPFEAIENVFSQGYKLKQRN
- a CDS encoding sensor domain-containing diguanylate cyclase codes for the protein MVKLNFNAKKKISLKTTVLSIFFLITIIMGIIFIIQILYFAKKLSYESINIKLEGLSSDINRSIKSMDKINENIILLLNNISEPSLKLYKDILENNSNLYAVYSGFKNNGFYELINLDIHNTLRDLYNAKVTDKWLFIRIDSKDSALKKIVLLNKDLEETKSYFEKTDYKSNTRPWYKKALVSNNIIKTDPYKFSNIPSKGITYAKRVAKSSTVVGIDVLIYDIRKLFEKHIKNSYSNAFLLDKNMNIISSLKKSEKLEKFLSEIENKESLFKPTTVNIDGIKYVVQINTVNKNEYLAFFSQYEQLISFYKKQTYEIMIIFLLSILFLIPLVIYSSRIIVKPIDILTKQSRKVEKREFKDIKIVETSVLEVAELSNSMYEMSQAIHSYQHSLEKKVIERTKQLKKKNEELLKLSITDKLTSLYNRVKIDKVLKEQYELAKRYNTPFSLILMDIDFFKKVNDNYGHKIGDDVLIETSKVLKKTIRKTDILGRWGGEEFMVITPHTTQDGAVSLAKELNKAVANHQYSTYEKRVTISLGVCSFEEKFDIDKMTIKADEALYRAKENGRNRVEVYS
- a CDS encoding IS256 family transposase, translated to MKKETEFDFNEAVQQLLAGKKISGKDGVLAPLVKQLVEAALEAEVESHIKDDVLSGNKNRKNGKTSKTIKSTDGTFELNTPRDRAGSFEPQLVKKNQTTISNEIEERIISMYGLGLSYRDIIKHIEEIYRVELSTATISAITDKIIDKVKAWQSRPLETIYPFVWLDAIHYKIKDGGKYVSKAVYTVLGLRLDGKKEILGLYLSESEGANFWLSVLSDLNNRGLQDILIASVDGLKGFPEAIKTIFPKTEVQLCIIHQIRNSMKYVASKNHKEFMKDLKPVYQAVSKEIAEDELLKLDEKWGKKYPIVLQSWHNKWENLSVYFKYPPEIRKVIYTTNIIESVHRQFRKLTKTKGAFPNENSLLKLLYMGIQNASEKWTMPVRNWNLTLSQLAIFFEGRLDDFLEV